The DNA window aactgagtATACTATGATGAGAATGTGCTTAATTGAACATTCTATGATTAGGACACCTTTAACTAAACATTatagtgctgatgtcacaatcacgactGCTAATGAAAGcaatggggttctagaacatgaaaaaaatatatattccaaaactcttcaaagggttaacctCCTTCCCGCGCTGTGCATGCTTCTTCAGAACCCTGGACGGCTGAGCGCTGCTGACCTGGCAGCTTGCAGAGATGAAAGCGCCGTGGTGTTCTGTGCGCCGTGAGCACTGCGGCGTGTTCTCATTCACACGGAGGGCGGGCGCGGAGGCTCTGCGTGCGCATCGATCCGCTCTGCGAGGGGACCGTCCCTTTCCCACACCCCGCTGAGCTCCGGCGAGAGAGAGGAAGTCCGGTCACAGGGCCTCTGTGTCTGCCTCCACAGGCCCCCTCTTTTGAACGACAGCGCCAAAGCTGTCGCGCGGCTACAAGTTTTACTCGTATACCCCCTTCTCCTTTCGCGCCCCGGACCATTCCGGCTGTGCGTCAGGATCGGGAGGAAAGTGCACTTTCCCCGGCGTCTCCTAGAGAGAGGGGCTTTAGGGCGTGACTGAAGGAGGGACTCGctcaagagagacagagggactgGCCTCTGGCAGTGGAGGTTTAGCCACCGCAGTACAAGTCCCATTGAAATGGGCatagtgtgtataatgtgagtGAAGAGAGTTTGGTGTTAAACCTTTAAGGCGTTGGGTCACAAagatgtgattagaatgttctgttgttttttttttggtgagaattccaattatttcagttgccagtagtgacattctaatgctgatgtcacaatcacaactCGTAACTGAAATCATTGGAATTCTCGCTTGGAACCTTCCAGAAACTTCtgttcttcaaagggttaaggagCAGTGAAACCCGCTCTGGGTTTGCCGGTGTCGCTGACAGTCTATCTCCAACTCTGCGGGTCACAGGCAGTCGAGCCAAGCAAGAGCCCCCTGACGctgatttctttgttttactgtgtacacactgtatGTGTAATCCAGGATTACGAGGGTCGGTGTTAATTTACTGCCTTAATATAATGCAAATTTCAGTTACGGCCCCACCGCCACCATCGAGTGCAGGGAATTGCCTAAGAGACTGCCCGGTAACCGCTCGGagcggggccgggggggggggtcacggaGATCTTATCTGAGATTTCCGAGGCTGGGAATAGCCAGCTGAATTTCCACAAATCCCGTTTGATTCCCAgccggctctctctcccctcgctCAGCCGAGGGAGGGCGGGGCCCATTGAGAAACCAGGCGGCCGCGTACGGATCCCTCCCTTGATATCATTCACTCGCCGTGTAATCTTATTATGCAAAGTCCTAATCTTCACCTTCGATGAATGCCCCGTGGGGTCAGGATGTGGCGatacggggggcggggggggtcatGTTTTCTGATCCCAGCCCGCTCCATTCTTCTGGGCGGATCTGGGACTTAAGGGCCGTCCCCAGAGGCCGTCGGGAGATAGCGGGAAGCTTGGAAGCCCGCCGCACGTTTTCGGAAGACCAGATCGCCATgaggccccggggcccgggaTTAAACTTGATTTGTACCTCTGGGGTTTTCCAGCAGATGTATTATTGGACAGGGGAATAGGGGGCCCACCGGCGCGTCGAAATTGGATGAAGATTGGCGGTTGGCGGGGCGAGCTGGCGGACTGAGGCTCCTTTCAGGTGAAGCCACCTCCACCCGCCGGAGGAGAGCGGGAtgagagggagcagggggggTGCCAGGAGGGGGGTCATTCTGATGTCTGTGAGATTTAGCGGCGGGGTAATGGGATTAGGGGTAACACCTTGGCGACGGAGAGCCGCCTGGCGCTATATCTGGCAGCGCGCGGCGGGCCTAATCCCTTCCCATCTCTGGGACGCCGTTCCCCGAGCCCGGGGGCGGGTTCCGCTCCGCTCGCCGTGATTAACGCCGTCCGCGGGAACGGTGCGCGCAGGACCGCCGAGTTCATCACCGGCCGAGCGTCCGCCGGGAGAGGCGCTGCCCGCCCCAACGGGACGGCGAGGCGGTCCTGCTGAATGACCTGTTGTGTGCTTTCAGCCTGAAGGGGTACCCCGGCAGGGTTTTGTACTGCCCATGATTgtgcttttttaatttatttattttctagaattttcCAATAAAACTTGGTTCATGCGCGATGGTAGGACTTTCAAGCTGAGGCCTTGCCCCTCCCGTTTgggccttgttttttttctccttttttggcGTGTGCAAACATTCAAATCGCTCCTGTTACGTTAGCGCACAAGATTGACATTCTATCAACATCTAGACCATGACAACTGAGTAAAAGTCAATAGCCCGAGTGGGCTGGTTATTTGTGCAGACAACAGAGCATTATCTGACTCGGTGGCAATCTGCGGAGACAAACACGGCCCGTCGTGTTCCTGGGGGTGCCGTAGTTCCCATGGCTCCAGTGAAGACCAATCCCCGCCCACCCGAATACGTCGACCCACACTAGAGGGCAGTGTTTCAGTCGCAGTGAGCCAGTCAACGTCCAGGTGTCAACAGGCGTCAACGGTACTGTCACCCCGTACAAACAATGTTTCTTTGGGTCACACCTGAGACGGAGGCATTGCTGAATCCATTGGATTGTCATCATCCCCAGCAGACAGTCATGTTGTGAATTTCTCTATTCTCTATTAaagctctgttctagtgcatggatgggccccacagtctggtatctgttaaagctctgttctagtgcagggATGGGCCCcagtctggtatctgctaagaCTCTGTTCTAGTGTACGGATGGgtcccacagtctggtatctgttaaggcactgttggATGCAGTGTATGGATGGACTTTGCCAGGGGCGACTATGACAGGAGGTCAGAGTGATGCGTGATTGGTACTCAAATCAACCAAGGAGTGAAGGAGGGTTTCCATCAGCTGGGATGTGCCATATCACATAATAATGCCCCCCGTTCCCCCGTTGGTCGATCGGGATCTCCATTCATCTGTTGAGCGACTCATGAAACACTTTTCTTACAaaccacctccactccactgtgtgtgtgtgtgtgtatgtgtaggtgtgtgtgtgtaaggctgTAGAAGGCAAGTTAATTGTCCCCGAGAGACAGTAATGGGtaactccatctctctcctccctgtccaACACTACTGTTTTGCTAGCCTTGCAAGTCACCCTGGATGAGTGTGTCTGCAGAGCAAATGAAGGGTGGCTAATAACAGTATCTAATGGGCAGCAGCGAGCGGGGAGCATTAATGTGAGAGGGTAGACAGAATCAtcagcgggaggaggaggaggaggaggaggaggagggggggggggggggtgttgcgcGATGGCGCAGATTAACGAGCCCCGTGTTATTTTTAACTTCCAGGCCCCGACATGTTCCGGCGTGCGGCGGGGAAGACCCTGGGGTTCGTGGGATTCGCCATCCAGTACGGCTGCGTGGCGCACTGCGCCTTCGAGTACATCGGGGAGTTAGTGGCGGTATGCTTTTTCTACGGGGCTTTTTAACCCCTTCCGCTCGCGGTCACAGCGGCGCGTGaccgtctctccccctctctccccccgcgcAGTGTTCCGGACCCTCCATGGAGCCCACCATCACCAGCAGCGACCTGGTGTTCTCCGAACGGCTGAGCCGCCATTTCTACAAGATTGAAAAGTGAGCCGGCCGCGTGCTTTCGTCTCATATTTGTCATGTTCTCATATTTTGTAAATCTCGCTGCGTGTTTGTCACGGTTTTATTGTGCGATATTTGTTTATCCATTTTTGGGATTTTGTTGATTTCGTTTAGAAATCTCACACTAAAAaatgttcaatacattttggtAAAATACTGGCAGTGGCAACCATATGAATAAGAGCAACAGTGTGTTGAGGATAGAGTTGTGGGCTGTGTATATAAGGAATGTTAAATGTATTACTGTATAGTGTTTCGCTGTAAATAGTACAATTGTTTACATTGCAGCTGTTTCATACCTTTGCCGGTTTACAGAAATTGACCGGAAAGTTCTCTCATTTTCTCCAGTGCAGCATTAAGGCTGCTTTATACTCTATACTATACATCGtttaattgaaaatatatatcatttatGAAGTATAAACTTCGAATGTCtgtataaaccagcctttaaTGGTGTTATTATTATGTTGGCAACGGTTGAGCTGCTATGCACAAAGTAAAATAGCAGCTTTTATTTCACTGATCAGAAAATGTTATTGAGTTTACCAACTTGACAGGTTTTGAACCATAACAGTTAATATTACGCAAACCTTTTATATGCCTTCAGTTTTCTGTGAAATTACAgtccaaaacaaaatgtttattcatgacGGTGACTGTGATTCAGATGAActgtctgatgatttttttctcAGGGGGGATATCGTAATTGCAAAAAGTCCCTTTGATCCAAAGATGAATATTTGTAAAAGAGTAATTGGAttagaaggagacaaagtctgCAGCAGTGGCCCATCGGATGtctttaaaacacacacttacGTGAGTATCAAACAGTCTTGTGAAATTATTCATAACCCTCTCACTAAAAATAAGCTCTGAACATGGGGGAAATACAAACAGGGCACTTTAGTCCGCTGACATATTGTACCGTTGTGTGAAACTATGAAAGTCTCAGGGTAccttcagcagccattttattctTAAATCTTATTTGATCAGGAATGCTCTTAAATTTGTTTAAAACAGAGCGGTCGTACTCTGGTCTttcaaatacatgcacacaatgcattcacacacacacacacacacacacagttttttgGAAAGCATttaccgaaaaaaaaaaaaagcatccatTTTCATcggcatttattttttcaaagacGTTGCGAAGCCAGGATTTGGGACCGGGGTACCATCTCGCCGAAACTacagttattgcttttattattattttcccccaCTAGCTGCAGCCATGGTCTGCAATTTCTTTGAAGGCTGTTAGTGTTAGTAACAGCTGAGTGGCTGGGTTGATGGACAGAGCAGGGTAGTAAGGCTCTCCCTCTAACTGTTTCAGccataaacacactgacagCAAGACTGTCGCAATTACTGTCAGCTCCCATGCACGCCGTCCACTTTAAACGCTCGGTCTGAGTAACGCCCGATACCTTTCCCCACACCTACTGGCACCGCCGTCCCACCTTTAAAGGGGAAACAAACCCGCGCTCGCCGTAACACGCTGAATATGCGCGCGTCGTGGGGAGAGCGCACCTGTTTACAAAGCAAAAAGCACACCGTCGAGCCAGCGTGAGCTCTGCTTTCGTATCGCCCGCCGTTTGGCAGAGACTCTGACACGGTGCCACAGCCTTAAAGGGGGTGCGGTAATGAAGCCACGCCGGGCTCCGGTCGTGCCGCTAAGCGCCTCTTAGCTGTGCAAACAAAGCGCTGGTTTACCGTCCTCGGCCCTAATGCGGGGTCCTGGGAGGCCGGGAGGCCTGTGTTTGCTCCGGTGTTTAAGTGGAGTTTGCGCTGGCCGGGTGAGGGGCAAACAGACCAGACCCACCCCACGGGCAAACAAACGCGCGTTGATGGAGACACACGCACGCGACCCTGTGTTTACACACGGCACACTCCGACGCCTGCCGTCGCCAGGCCGGCGCTGTTTGCGGAGGGATAAGCGGCCTGTTCCAGCGCTATCCGTCGCGTCTGACGGCCGGGGGCTAAGGCACACGGCTCCACGGCGAGCTCGACTGCGTTCGGCGTGCCAGGCTGCTCCCAGCCTACTGCGGAATCCACGCGGCGAACGCCAAAATGGAGTGTCTCACAGGGCAGGAAGAAGGACCGATACACGCACTGCGGCAAAAGAGCCGACCCATGACCAACGAGAAACAGCACGACGTGTCACAACTAAGGCGGGCGATCCGAAGAAGTGTGGAGACCCCAGTACCTGCAGCCCGGTGGCTCAGACGGTTCCTCTCTCAGACTCCCGCGAGAACAGAGGAGCGTGGAGACCCCGGTACCTGCAGCCCGTTGGCCCAGACGGTATCTCTCGCATGCAGAGAGGGGAGCGTGGAGACCCCGAACCTGCAGCCCGGTGGCTCAGACGGTTCCTCTCTCAGACTCCCACGAGAACAGAGGAGCGTGCAGACCCCGAACCTGCAGCCCGGTGGCTCAGACGGTTCCTCTCTCAGACTCCCACGAGAACAGAGGAGCGTGCAGACCCCGGTACCTGCAGCCCGTTGGCCCAGACGGTACCTCTCTCACATGCAGAGAGGGGAGCGTGGAGACCCCCCGGACCTGCACGTTCGGTAACGGTGTCTGAGTGAGTGCCGGGAGATGGAAGAGCTACGGAGAGCACAGAGCTTGCGTGGGGAGATCGAGTtacgggcggggggggggtcttgaCAGGCGGACAAAGGGCCGTGCCGAGGCGAGACCTTGAAGCGCAGAGCGGGTTTTATTTCCACATCACAACAATGCCGCCAGGCCCAGTGAGAGCTATAACAACCCTGCCACTCAAACGGCAGGAACGTCCCTTTCACAACAACCTCGCTCCCCTCTTACACAAAAACCACTCTCATTCTTCAGTGGGACTCAAACGTCTTGACACCAAACACTTCAATCTACGCGTCGGGAAAAAGAACAGCTCAGAAATTGGACTTGCATCGTCAACACGTCTTTTTGGACCACGTGCCATTCTCTCAGGAAAGAGTACAACACATACATTTCAGCCATTACGGTATATAAGATTGGCATATGTAGCCCAACAAAACCAGTGTTATAATATCCAGTTGGAGTCCATTTTGAAACGGTTTTGGATACCATTTCTAACGGATAACCGTTCTCCACACAGTTTCTGGCGGTCTAATTTCGAGAGGTAACACCATGGTTTACCCTGGAGCCCACCTTTTGTCAGCCTAACACCCACAGACCAGGAAGCAATTACATTTGTGGCCCTGGCCCAAAcgggggcggccattttagagaCCTGGGGAGGGATGAGAagcagggaggagagggcagGGCCTGGCTTTCCTTTGTCTGGCTGAGATTAAGTTTGAGTTCAACAGAgaaattggggggtgggggtggggggggggttgagaccATTCTGATTCAGTCAAAGAAAGAGTGGCTCTACCCTCATTAATGTGGGCCTAGGCTTTTAGAGAGCGCAGAAGATACCTGCAAACTTAGCAAGGCAATCAGGGAAAAGCCTCAcccactcattacattacattacattacattacgaggcgtttagcagacgctcttatccagagcgatgtacaacacaGTGTCTCGTTCTTCGTTGCCGCTTTGCCCAGGTTCAGGTTCCAGGTTTTCCCTGTTCGTCAGGGGACACTGCTTAAAACTCTCTCTGGGTGAGAGGGGGCAGATAAACCTGCACTGCTACCGTTAAAGCCGAAGAACAGATTtcaccccccacctctcccccactcttCAGGTCAAATGTAGTGCCTTTCCATGAACAACACCCTACCGAAATGGCTGGGCTTAATTGATTCACAGGGCTGACAGTCAATTCGAGTACCCTCTTGTGACTTTCATTTTAATCAGTCATTTTGCTGAGGaacaccattttttttttttttagatattttttaggcctttttcagctttattggacagtatatagtatagagagacaggaagaatgggagcgagagagaggggaagacatgccgaaccgccgacgtcgcggctcgcaatgagcatgcggtcaatgctctacaggctgcgccaccaagacaccccAGGAACACCATTTTAAAGTTAATTCTAACTTAAATCTTACACAGCGCTGCAATGATTAAAATTAGTCAAAGTGTGTAAATATAGTTCACTGGCCTTGCATTCAAATGAACCACTAGGATTCTCCCAGCAGTTACTGTGGTAAAGGACGCTTGTTTGTTCAACTGCTGGAGACCAATGTTCATTTAAGTCCATAATACCCGTTTCTAAGCAATCTTCTAAGTGTGGAAATATAATAGTaacaataagaataataattatactaattgaAAGACAATTCATTTATTGAAATGCATAGTGGACACATATCTCTCCTTATGTTCTAGGATtttcaatgaatgaattgtgcatttttacaataaaagatgaatgaatgtattgtTGAAGATTAATATTGTGTTTTTTCTATCAAATTAAATTTTCTTTCTTATTATCTTGACCCCTGACATTTGACAACAATTTGTAATTTTCCATCGGTCTTGAAGGGATTAGTCCATCAAGACCAAGATCTCTGAGGCTTCTGCTGAAATGGATGGCAAGCTGTCCTTCTCCTCACGAAAGCAAGCATATGCTTACATATTAATGAGGTTACCAGAACAAAACACAATGCCATATGACTGGGCATATCAGGTCACCTATTTTCTATTGAGTTTCTCTCAATTTTCAAAGTTTTATATTATTTGTTGCTCTCCTTGTAAACCAGGTTACCAATTGTCTGCTCAGTTTTTAAGAATTCTCTCAATTTAAAGAGATtaatattcttttattttattttattctttaaacCTTAGCCACGTTATGAACACAGCCGCTTCAGTTTCTCTCTTGAACACAACAAGGCCCTTGCCtgaggcggccatcttggccGTACCGGAGTGCTCTTATCTGCGCGGTACATAAACTGGGAATTCCCTCCTGTTTCTCGGTACGAGGTGTGGGGACGTCAAAAGTCGAGACgcgaaaatgaaaaaaattaaaagcaaaaatgGATCGTGATGTCCAATGTAATGTGTTGTTGGTCCTGTCTGCACATATAGGGGAACTGAGGACTTAATTAGAGCTTTGACAAGCCTCCTCTCCTAAAGTGACGAGATTATTGGTAATTGGTGTCAGAGTGGATTAAGGCTCGGTCCGATGCGGGCCCCACTGGCAGGCCGAGACCGCGGGATGTTGATGAAAGTGTGGCTCACCCTCCGCATGCGGATTCTGCTGCGGGAGGCCAGGTTTTAGCCAACAGCCTAATGACCCCTTTTCAAGTCCCACAaatccctgaccctgtcccatTGCGCTAACCTCTCCTATCTTCGTACAGACGAAGACGGACAATAAaacggggggggaggggggtaggggagAAAGTTGTCATTAGCCGAGAGGAAGAGGGTGTTGGGGAGAGGAGTTCCGAGCCAAAGTGGAGTGGCGGTTTCTGACTTCGTTATCAGACGAACGAGCTCAGCGGATATTTACATGCCGGGGCTAGGAGGTTAGAGAGCCGTTTGTTTTTGACGCAAGCGACTCCCGCCACCGTTATATATGTGCGTTATATATTCTGTAGGTCCCGAAAGGCCACGTATGGCTGGAGGGGGACAACTTGAGGAACTCCACGGACTCGCGGAGCTACGGCCCCGTTCCCTACGCCCTCATCCGAGGACGGGTCTGCTTAAAGGTACTGCTGGGCTAGAAGTGGGTCGCGCTACACTCCTTTGCCCTTTCGGGTGAACTTCAAGGTCCagcaaattaaatgttattatatAAAAAGGGATGAGCTCATATTGCGTAAACCCTTTttgtagatgtttttttttgggggggggggggggggggggtttaagatgtgaaaatgtacaaatgtggGACAATCAGTATTGAGTTGACTTGGATTGTTTGATCATGACTCATTTTCTATTGTCCATCCTGTAGTCATGTCATCATGCCTTTGACCTAGGAGGTAGAACAATTGATCTTTTTGTTGGTCAGTTTGGAAGGATTGTCCTGCTTCTGTAGAAattgacacaaatctctctGATGTCACTGTTAAAATCTGAGGGTAAAATTGACTTGTAATGAAGAGACTCGTATACATCTTAAATGACTCTCATAATGAAGAGACTCGTATACATGTTAAATTACGAGTCTCTTCATTATGAGTCATTTAACATGTATATGAGTCTTCATTATGAGTCATTTAACATGCATACGAGTGAAATGACTCATAATGAAGAGACTTGTATACATGTTAAGACTCAATGAAGAGACTCGTATACATGTTAAGACTCAATGAAGAGACTCGTATACATGTTAAGACTCAATGAACAGACTCATACATGTTAAGACTCATAATGAAGAGACTCGTATACATGTTAAATTACTCATAATGAAGAGACTCATATACATGTTAAATGACTATCAAATATATATaaccatatttatttatcttgcaGCTGTGGCCTCCACATGACATTGGCACTTTGAAGAAAAGTCCAAATGGAAGAATTGCAAAAAGCAGCTGACTGTTCACTTTGTTCTGTAAATAAATCTGCtcgaacatttttaaataaatgcttatttaTACACAATGGATGtctttttattccatttttttcaCATACGTGTACTGAACATGGAAGAGACTGTTCAAAAAGCAGTCCTTTCATTCAACTGTGAAATAAAAGCAAACATAAATTcaagagggggggaaaaaaggaaaaataaatagttataagggtggcctgtaggtcagtggttcaatctccggtgtagccaaaagATCTgaacagctgttggggcccttgagcaaggcccttaaccctgcattgctccaagggaggactgtctcctgcttattctaatcaactgtaagtcactttggataaaagcgtcagccaaatgacatgtatttATAGTTTCCAAGTACCCAAGCTTTAAAAGTATTGATAGTTTAAGCCACTACTTTCCTCTTGGTTTCACCAAAACCCACGTTTGAGTCCACTCATAGTTGTAGTGCGCTCATTAAAAACCAGGATGTCCACAGTGATGTTCGGTCCctcaggcggccattttgacctCTATACTGAGGGAGCAGGTATCACAGCAGACCACagactcctcctcttcctcagtctCCTCTTTCCCGATGATGAACTCTCCACCACAGCGGCAGCcgtacctgtacacctgctcaCCTGAAAGCCAATGAGGGGGGGAGGACAGTTACCAACCCAGGGGCCACAAGCATACTTTACCCTGGACAGATAAGGCAGAACATCAGAacgaaagaagagg is part of the Conger conger chromosome 15, fConCon1.1, whole genome shotgun sequence genome and encodes:
- the immp1l gene encoding mitochondrial inner membrane protease subunit 1, encoding MFRRAAGKTLGFVGFAIQYGCVAHCAFEYIGELVACSGPSMEPTITSSDLVFSERLSRHFYKIEKGDIVIAKSPFDPKMNICKRVIGLEGDKVCSSGPSDVFKTHTYVPKGHVWLEGDNLRNSTDSRSYGPVPYALIRGRVCLKLWPPHDIGTLKKSPNGRIAKSS